A single Metarhizium brunneum chromosome 5, complete sequence DNA region contains:
- the apsA_1 gene encoding Anucleate primary sterigmata protein A, protein MASSLASDNRPDLPAPADGDTANDPFVTDSSSSAHHRFSNFDLELFAAGPGSSPRQAKKALEAHLAETDRRLDEAGKLGTSLVAQRKLLAERLQEVQKLQAEGELGPELRKKLVDIEREYNDLARESARVFLPKQRVPSNEAHPGSPFVPEGRSGRRSVSPSKFESQATGSPTKLNVPNRKVRNQPSNRVHDIEFAAEISTSLIAQVRNLQALLSERDDELKSAQSEKTRLEIESESLQQRLKTLDESEHRYKEENWNLETRLQEIALQQRDAADREKKLTQALNLSNSEKTLVQKELDDAKLSHSKLAEEHAAAMKHLDIELGTAKRNMVMADSERAAMQHKIDDLTNQNQELAKAFSSQRGRTTDRESLSGFSDEDFETATDNITPEHSPPPSPVKGTPRHAMLETETIKSSLHHAQRTIQSQRNQLHREKTEKLELRRIIQDLRDDLEKARGDAGAPSNSRRNRKIDSKEFKKPARLLGTLRSSKQEIMMDDPDWEDHTDMLPSGPPASVFRRNVEGSHPTDTSDHFETANEASESAFETANERATETEDFQTGNEALSGDDDDNETETESASRGFGRMKRPPSLPAGLARAGSRDSFDSTASTSADEDELADLRTPTGTISSQRSRFRLNRNPFSRSSRQSSEEPNIRSSPASYTSGGTPQTAGQSLFAELQDFGSDDESLGAATPSRRSVRSATPGSVRRTMSPPPAVPNLPKVLMVDSGVMTDPVKITAEVFEEHADRPVSMESVVHAGNRLSTTWRTSRGMDTDFSRPASMFSYSDASIQYEQDLESKLAEFPVPPTSSPHAERPAPPSLGLSHIQSQNVEPRDEITMPPTPPTLRLTSLAMEHVEPRSEPELAQPELTLSHIAAQALEPIVEPDTPRPQLTLSSVLAEAIEPLGIPPPELTISNIVAEAWEPVPEPKTETTIVAPVVPVSPQEVQAPPIDLTMSSIHVEDLEPIEQPVILPTLPRLQFSGIATQNVEPVSLPPPAQPSLALSSILMQHTQPIMEPPPPPPALALSTISAQQVEPMAPTPDSMTLPSFGFSSIEFIETHPTSPRSPWRNAFILPRDDDPEGKESSVPETPTKNIFGSITSRGKKRDITPVIAEDDTRQSPISLDASTPESQRPFKEISANTNFRPARKQSVPTSDQAAQTSLTAGAIEQLLISDSQRSSGHVKNSSVDSVGTPDTTGTVRIYRSQESLGTPIRPKGIVLNEFVHDAGALVRPGSAASGRGSLHDAPPLPSNHRQIIEAARSGSSHSQQSANMGPPLWPASVTKHRPETPSQQGPMSSGRGTPTPRAARSGFMQNGTAEISASGRLTSHSRRSSVSSFASELDTRFNMRPGDMGMPPTGFGPNTDPRMIQAITQTMIGEFLWKYTRKTGRGEFSENRHRRYFWVHPYTRTLYWSDKDPSTAVRTELKAKSVPIEAVRVVTDDNPMPPGLHRKSLVIISPGRTIKFTCTTGQRHETWFNALSYLLLRTGQGQQTDAEEVAGQITQEDVDEFNPQVVRRPVNDGGSRAAPSLSSYNSRTTRNESPALGVSMNVPTLTPSGNRKRVITTSSRTSTGTLSKLSGYWRSGAPKLSGTLSSFRSRGASGQNWGIYEASEVHDSAEDLREMIERQDREADRLENVRACCDGKHDVGTLPHIPRRGRGHPSHSHYAQSVNNTPVASMRSRA, encoded by the exons ATGGCTTCGTCTCTAGCCTCCGACAACCGCCCAGATCTTCCAGCTCCTGCTGATGGGGATACTGCCAACGACCCTTTCGTGACCGACTCGTCTTCATCCGCCCATCACCGGTTCTCCAATTTCGACCTAGAACTATTCGCTGCTGGGCCAGGTTCTTCACCTAGACAGGCAAAGAAAGCCCTGGAAGCACATCTCGCAGAAACAGATCGTCGTTTAGATGAGGCAGGAAAACTGGGTACTtccctcgtcgcccagcGCAAGCTGTTGGCTGAGCGATTGCAGGAAGTGCAGAAGCTTCAAGCCGAAGGCGAGCTTGGCCCAGAATTGCGCAAGAAGCTCGTGGACATTGAGCGCGAGTATAACGACTTAGCCAGGGAGTCTGCTAGGGTATTTCTTCCTAAACAGAGAGTGCCAAGCAATGAAGCCCACCCGGGCTCGCCCTTTGTGCCAGAAGGACGAAGCGGAAGG CGTTCTGTGAGCCCTTCCAAGTTTGAAAGCCAGGCCACCGGCTCTCCAACCAAGCTGAACGTTCCGAATCGAAAAGTCAGAAACCAGCCGTCAAATCGAGTTCACGATATTGAATTTGCTGCTGAAATCAGCACGTCTCTTATTGCCCAAGTTCGAAATCTACAGGCATTACTGTCTGAGCGAGATGACGAACTCAAGAGTGCTCAATCGGAAAAGACCAGGCTCGAGATTGAATCAGAGAGCCTACAGCAGCGACTCAAAACGTTGGATGAAAGCGAACATCGATACAAAGAGGAGAACTGGAATCTTGAGACTCGCCTTCAAGAAATTGCCTTGCAGCAAAGAGATGCAGCGGATCGTGAGAAGAAGCTTACTCAAGCTTTGAACTTGTCCAATTCTGAGAAGACATTGGTCCAGAAAGAGCTAGATGATGCCAAACTGTCTCATTCTAAACTGGCTGAGGAGCATGCGGCTGCGATGAAGCACCTCGACATCGAGTTGGGCACTGCCAAACgcaacatggtcatggcTGACAGCGAGAGAGCGGCAATGCAACACAAGATTGATGACTTGACTAACCAGAACCAAGAGCTGGCAAAAGCCTTCTCGTCACAACGGGGACGGACAACAGACCGAGAGTCACTGTCTGGTTTCAGCGATGAAGATTTTGAGACTGCAACAGATAATATCACGCCTGAGCActcgccaccaccatctccagTAAAAGGCACACCTCGACATGCAATGCTCGAGACGGAGACTATAAAATCATCTCTCCATCACGCGCAGAGAACAATCCAGAGCCAGCGAAACCAACTCCACCGAGAAAAGACCGAAAAGCTGGAGTTGCGTCGAATCATTCAAGACCTGCGAGATGATCTGGAGAAGGCAAGAGGTGATGCAGGCGCTCCTTCTAATTCTCGTCGCAACCGCAAGATAGACTCAAAGGAATTCAAGAAGCCTGCTCGTCTTCTGGGAACCCTTCGGTCTAGCAAACAAGAGATCATGATGGATGACCCCGATTGGGAGGATCACACTGATATGTTGCCGTCAGGTCCCCCCGCGAGCGTATTTCGTCGCAATGTGGAGGGATCACATCCGACTGACACGAGCGATCACTTCGAGACGGCCAACGAAGCTAGCGAGTCTGCCTTTGAGACTGCCAATGAACGTGCTACTGAGACTGAGGACTTCCAGACCGGAAACGAAGCATTGTctggcgatgacgatgacaatgAGACTGAGACTGAAAGCGCTTCTAGAGGGTTCGGTCGGATGAAGCGCCCGCCTAGCCTCCCCGCTGGTTTAGCAAGAGCAGGCAGCCGGGACTCATTCGACAGTACCGCCTCTACTTCagcagatgaagatgaaCTCGCCGATTTGCGTACGCCAACAGGTACTATATCATCTCAAAGAAGCCGGTTCAGACTCAACCGAAACCCGTTTTCTCGCAGCTCGAGGCAGAGCAGCGAAGAACCAAATATACGGAGCAGTCCTGCCAGCTATACCAGCGGCGGTACTCCCCAAACGGCTGGCCAGAGCCTTTTCGCGGAGCTTCAGGACTTTGGTAGTGACGATGAGTCTCTTGGCGCCGCTACTCCAAGCCGGCGAAGTGTCCGATCTGCTACTCCCGGATCGGTTCGCCGGACCATGTCGCCACCTCCTGCTGTTCCAAACTTGCCTAAAGTACTCATGGTGGACAGTGGTGTCATGACTGACCCTGTCAAGATCACTGCAGAAGTTTTCGAGGAACATGCTGACAGGCCGGTGTCGATGGAATCAGTTGTTCACGCTGGAAACCGTCTGTCTACAACTTGGCGAACCAGTCGGGGAATGGATACAGATTTCTCTCGCCCAGCATCCATGTTCTCATACAGTGATGCAAGTATTCAGTATGAACAAGATCTGGAAAGCAAGCTGGCCGAGTTCCCTGTTCCTCCGACCTCCTCACCTCATGCTGAACGGCCTGCACCACCCTCACTTGGGTTGTCGCACATTCAATCTCAGAACGTGGAACCCAGGGATGAGATTACGATGCCTCCAACACCCCCGACTCTGCGTCTGACTTCTCTCGCTATGGAGCATGTTGAGCCGAGGTCTGAGCCTGAACTGGCACAACCCGAATTGACATTATCGCATATCGCCGCCCAGGCCTTGGAGCCAATAGTAGAACCCGACACCCCTCGGCCGCAACTGACCCTATCTTCCGTTTTGGCTGAAGCCATAGAGCCACTAGGCATTCCACCGCCTGAGTTGACAATATCTAATATTGTTGCTGAAGCGTGGGAACCTGTTCCAGAGCCGAAGACGGAGACCACCATTGTGGCCCCCGTTGTACCTGTCAGCCCTCAGGAAGTTCAAGCTCCACCAATAGACCTGACCATGTCTTCTATACATGTGGAAGATCTTGAGCCCATAGAGCAGCCGGTGATTTTACCAACACTGCCCCGCCTACAGTTCTCGGGAATCGCCACACAGAATGTCGAGCCAGTatcgctgccgccgcccgcgcagCCATCACTTGCTCTGTCATCGATCCTTATGCAACACACGCAACCGATTATGGAGCCCCCCCCTCCTCCGCCGGCGTTGGCTTTGTCTACAATTTCTGCCCAGCAGGTAGAGCCTATGGCACCTACACCCGACTCGATGACTTTGCCAAGCTTTGGCTTCTCTTCAATCGAATTTATCGAGACCCATCCCACATCTCCTCGCAGTCCTTGGAGAAATGCCTTTATTCTTCCAAGGGATGATGACCCTGAAGGTAAAGAGAGCAGTGTACCTGAGACGCCCACCAAGAATATATTTGGATCCATCACTTCCCGCGGCAAGAAGAGAGACATTACACCAGTTATTGCCGAGGACGATACTCGACAGTCTCCCATCTCACTAGATGCCAGTACTCCGGAGTCACAACGGCCATTCAAAGAGATTTCTGCCAATACCAATTTCCGTCCAGCACGAAAGCAGAGTGTTCCCACCAGTGACCAAGCCGCCCAGACGTCATTGACTGCCGGGGCTATCGAACAGCTTCTCATAAGCGACTCTCAACGCTCCTCTGGGCACGTGAAGAACTCGTCCGTTGACTCCGTCGGCACGCCTGACACCACCGGCACAGTTAGAATCTACCGCTCACAAGAGAGTCTTGGCACACCTATTCGTCCTAAGGGCATTGTATTGAATGAGTTTGTACATGATGCCGGAGCTTTAGTCCGACCAGGAAGTGCAGCGAGTGGTCGAGGCTCACTCCACGATGCGCCGCCGCTACCTTCCAATCACCGCCAGATTATTGAAGCAGCTCGTTCTGGGTCATCTCACAGTCAACAATCAGCCAACATGGGCCCTCCCCTCTGGCCTGCTTCGGTAACGAAACATCGACCTGAGACTCCAAGTCAACAAGGTCCCATGTCGTCTGGCCGTGGAACTCCCACGCCGCGGGCCGCCCGTAGCGGATTCATGCAAAACGGAACTGCAGAAATTAGCGCATCTGGTAGACTCACATCGCATTCACGGCGGTCATCTGTGTCATCCTTTGCGTCCGAGCTTGATACACGATTCAACATGCGACCTGGTGACATGGGCATGCCCCCGACGGGATTTGGGCCTAATACTGATCCTCGTATGATTCAAGCAATCACGCAAACCATGATTGGTGAATTTCTGTGGAAGTATACTCGAAAGACGGGTCGCGGCGAGTTCTCTGAGAACCGCCACCGTCGCTACTTCTGGGTTCATCCGTATACTAGGACATTGTATTGGAGCGACAAGGACCCATCTACCGCAGTTCGCACAGAGCTCAAAGCCAAGAGTGTGCCTATTGAGGCCGTCCGTGTGGTAACGGATGATAATCCAATGCCACCGGGGCTTCATCGTAAGAGCTTGGTCATCATCTCACCTGGGCGAACCATCAAGTTCACTTGCACGACTGGTCAACGCCACGAGACTTGGTTCAACGCGCTCTCCTATTTGTTGCTGAGaactggccaaggtcaacagACGGACGCAGAAGAGGTTGCTGGGCAAATCACGCAAGAAGACGTCGATGAGTTCAATCCACAAGTCGTTCGCCGACCAGTCAATGACGGCGGATCAAGAGCCGCCCCGTCCCTCTCATCGTACAATTCCCGTACAACGCGAAATGAGTCTCCAGCACTCGGCGTGTCAATGAACGTTCCAACCCTCACACCGTCTGGCAATCGCAAACGTGTTATAACCACAAGCAGCAGAACGTCGACCGGTACTTTGAGCAAACTCAGCGGGTACTGGAGATCTGGAGCACCGAAACTCTCTGGCACCCTCTCCAGCTTCCGCAGTCGAGGTGCCAGCGGCCAAAACTGGGGCATATATGAAGCAAGTGAGGTGCATGACAGCGCTGAAGATCTGCGCGAGATGATTGAGCGTCAAGATCGAGAGGCGGATCGGCTTGAAAATGTGAGAGCCTGCTGTGATGGCAAGCATGATGTAGGAACCCTGCCACACATCCCACGAAGGGGTCGCGGGCATCCTTCCCACTCCCACTACGCCCAGTCTGTTAACAACACGCCAGTGGCCTCGATGCGGTCACGAGCGTAA
- the cwc-24 gene encoding Pre-mRNA-splicing factor cwc-24 — MDSNDAGAAIEANAPVALFKKRGPKGKANIRKRPATPPPANSDSDSDYTSSEDESGQRVKRRKKNAAVTVSSKDTSTVAKDLNATVFKANRDLPISSSNDATKQSNWYDDGTKDDLSAKNLLGSSKSTAKPSQADGTYKGLANQTSFIQKNPDAPKKTVGPIKAPTNIRTITVTDFAPDVCKDYKKTGFCGFGSNCKYLHSREDYKHGWQLDREWDTVTKGKKSLGGTVVASAKRDKTDGNDDDDDDDDTLLQNIPFVCIICEESYKSPIITRCGHYFCEPCALKRYRKDPTCAACGAGTNGVFNSGKRLNKLLDKKREREAQRRQAALEAGEEVSDQDE, encoded by the exons ATGGACTCAAACGATGCTGGAGCTGCTATAGAGGCGAATGCGCCTGTGGCACTATTCAAAAAACGAGGTCCTAAAGGCAAAGCGAACATCAGAAAGCGACCGGCAACACCACCTCCAGCCAACAGCGATAGCGACAGCGACTACACGTCGTCTGAAGACGAATCCGGGCAGCGTGTGAAGCGGCGGAAGAAGAATGCCGCAGTCACTGTCTCATCAAAAGACACATCCACCGTTGCCAAGGATCTGAACGCAACTGTGTTCAAGGCGAACCGAGATTTGCCAATTTCAAGTTCCAACGACGCGACAAAGCAGAGCAACTGGTACGACGATGGCACAAAGGATGACCTTTCTGCAAAAAACTTGCTCGGTTCATCAAAATCAACAGCCAAACCTTCCCAGGCCGACGGCACATACAAAGGGCTGGCGAACCAGACATCGTTTATCCAGAAGAATCCCGACGCACCCAAGAAGACAGTCGGGCCCATCAAGGCGCCAACGAACATCCGAACTATCACTGTCACGGATTTCGCCCCTGATGTATGCAAAGATTATAAGAAAACAG gtTTTTGTGGTTTCGGATCTAATTG TAAATACTTGCATAGTCGCGAAGATTACAAACATGGATGGCAACTTGATAGGGAATGGGATACCGTcaccaagggcaagaagagccTGGGAGGTACCGTTGTAGCCAGCGCAAAGCGTGACAAAACCGacggcaacgacgacgacgacgacgatgacgacacACTGCTACAAAACATCCCGTTTGTTTGCATTATCTGTGAAGAATCGTACAAGTCTCCCATCATTACACGATGTGGACACTACTTTTGCGAGCCGTGCGCGTTGAAGCGGTATCGGAAGGATCCGACTTGCGCAGCGTGCGGAGCTGGAACAAACGGGGTTTTTAACTCTGGCAAGCGACTGAACAAGCTGCTGGATAAGAAGCGCGAACGAGAAGCGCAGCGGAGACAAGCAGCGTTAGAGGCGGGTGAAGAAGTTAGCGACCAAGATGAGTGA
- the ATG3 gene encoding Autophagy-related protein 3, producing the protein MNYIRSTVNTLRDRYTPVSHNSTFRQTGQVTPEEFIAAGDYLVYKFPTWSWGDADSEDRRVSYLPAGKQYLVTRNVPCHRRLNDDFAGDAGHEEAIVNDGDDFKGAGGAADDDGWLRTGGLASSQPLKARDVRAVDDAGNLADTTDLDDDIPDMEDEDDDDAIIRDTSAESKSAGRRTYTLYIMYSPYYRTPRLYLSGYLPNGQPLPPQSMMDDIVGDYKDKTVTLEDFPFFANNIKMASVHPCKHASVMKTLLDRADAALRIRRDKLRSGKAVGSDPGMEGLVDEVAKLDVKSAQEAADKDEWEEVEGVDADEQEVAIRVDQYLVVFLKVRTHHILPIPWPRRGIAV; encoded by the exons ATGAACTACATACGGTCGACGGTTAATACCCTTCGGGACCGGTACACCCCTGTATCGCACAACTCGACATTCCGACAAACCGGCCAGGTCACTCCAGAAGAATTCATCGCGGCGGGTGACTACCTGGTGTATAAATTCCCAACGTGGTCCTGGGGCGATGCTGACTCCGAGGACCGGCGGGTGAGCTACCTCCCCGCAGGGAAGCAATACCTCGTCACACGGAATGTACCTTGCCACCGGAGGCTGAACGACGATTTCGCTGGAGATGCAGGCCATGAGGAGGCCATCGTcaacgatggcgacgacttcAAGGGCGCGGGTGGAGCAGCTGACGACGATGGCTGGCTGCGAACCGGCGGGCTGGCCAGCTCACAGCCTCTGAAGGCACGGGACGTCAGGGCGGTTGATGATGCGGGAAACTTGGCTGATACAACGGACTTGGACGACGACATCCCCGACatggaggacgaggacgacgacgatgccattATTCGTGACACGAGTGCCGAATCCAAGAGCGC CGGACGACGAACATATACCCTGTACATCATGTACTCACCGTACTACCGGACTCCGCGTCTCTACCTCTCGGGCTACCTGCCCAACGGACAGCCCCTGCCTCCGCAGAGCATGATGGACGACATTGTAGGCGACTACAAGGACAAAACCGTCACCCTCGAGGACTTTCCCTTCTTCGCCAACAACATCAAAATGGCTAGCGTGCACCCATGCAAGCATGCCTCCGTCATGAAGACGCTTCTCGACCGTGCGGACGCTGCCCTCCGCATTCGTAGGGACAAGCTCCGGTCCGGCAAGGCCGTTGGCAGTGATCCCGGCATGGAGGGCCTGGTAGACGAAGTGGCCAAGCTTGATGTCAAGAGTGCACAGGAAGCTGCTGACAAGGATGAGTGGGAGGAGGTCGAGGGTGTGGACGCTGATGAGCAAGAGGTTGCCATCCGGGTAGATCAGTATCTTGTCGTTTTCCTCAAGGTTCGTACTCACCACATTCTCCCCATTccgtggccaagaagaggCATTGCGGTGTAG